One genomic window of Lepeophtheirus salmonis chromosome 5, UVic_Lsal_1.4, whole genome shotgun sequence includes the following:
- the LOC139905273 gene encoding LOW QUALITY PROTEIN: uncharacterized protein (The sequence of the model RefSeq protein was modified relative to this genomic sequence to represent the inferred CDS: inserted 2 bases in 1 codon), which produces MKTLSMPYRTVMIHLKKKHFRAISFHNFPRGLSRQDCIDELKSLHGDKAPSYSTVKNWFIGINRDQYSLKDEFREGRPKKAFVPENIDXREVIMQDCLVTYREIEASFAISLTSIHSILHINLAVKEVCSRWILHNLAIAQEKVCVDWCKEMSKKYVRGASKDVYKTVPGDKSWIYAYESKTKQQSIVWVFEDEPNPMKVANSSYLSIKLRYFDFVFRKGYRSTDLKIL; this is translated from the exons tcacttgaaaaaaaaacattttcgtgCAATCAGTTTTCACAACTTTCCACGTGGATTATCACGACAAGACtgcattgatgaacttaaatctttgcATGGAGATAAAGCACCATCCTATAGTACTGTCAAAAACTGGTTTATTGGAATCAATCGTGACCAATACTCGCTCAAAGACGAATTccgtgaaggtcgtccaaaaaaAGCCTTTGTGCCAGAGAACATTGA gcgtgaagtgataatgcaagatTGTCTTGTGACATACCGTGAGATAGAAGCATCCTTTGCCATTTCTTTGACTagcatacattcgatattgcaCATAAACCTGGCCGTAAAAGAGGTTTGTTCTCGTTGGATCCTGCACAATTTGGCAATCGCTCAAGAGAAGGTTTGtgtcgattggtgcaaagaaatgtCGAAAAAATACGTTCGTGgtgcttcaaaagacgtttataagaCTGTTCCAGGTGACAAATCATGGATTTATGCATATGAgtccaaaacaaaacaacaatcgatCGTTTGGGTCTTcgaagacgagccaaatccaaTGAAAGTTGCTAACTCATCTTATTTGTCGATTAAGCTCCgctattttgattttgtattcaGAAAAGGTTATAGAAGCACAG ATTTAAAGATACTCTAA